CGGTCCCGGTCCCGGTCCCGGTACGGACACGGGTACGGGTACGGATACGGGCGGCGACCCGGGCACGGACAGTGGCCCGGGTACCGGGAGCGGCGGGAGCGCCGGTCCGGGTGCGAACGACGGCACCCGGCCGGACGGTGGTCCCGGCTCCGTCGCCCCGTCGGCCGCACCGCCCGCCGCACCGCCCGCCCCCTCGTCGTCGTCGCCCCCCACCACGAACCACCCGCCCACCGGTCCGGCGTCGCCCTCCCTCCGCCCGGTGACCACCCCGCCGCGGCCGTCGCTCGCCGGCCGGCCCGCCGGTGTCGGGCGGCCGAAACCGGGGCGTCCGGTCAAGCCGTCGCCCACCGGGCCGTCCGCCGCCCCCGTCGCCTCACACGCCCCCGACGACGGATCCCGTACCAAGACGGCAACAGAGCCGGACCGCTTCGCCGACGAGGAACCGGAGCTGGAGGTGGTACCCGAGGGGGACTCCCCCGCGACCGACGCGCCCCGCCACACACCCTCGGCCGCCGCGCGCGAAGCGGGCGCGAACGCCGCGGAAACAGGCGTCGACCGGCGCATTCCCGTCCTCACCGCCGGGGTGGGCCTCTCCCTGATGGGCCTCGGCATCGGCTTCCTCGGACTGCGGCTGCGCCGCCGCTGACACCCCCGCGACCCCCGCACGTCCTTCTCAGGGGGGACCCCCACGGTCCCTCCCGAGTCGGTTGTCCCCGCCGACATACTCGGTATACATACTGAGTATGTCGATCCGCCACGGCCTGTTGGCCCTCCTCGAACGCGGCCCGCGCTACGGCTCCCAGCTCCGCTCGGAGTTCGAGTCGCGCACCGGTTCCACCTGGCCGCTCAACGTCGGCCAGGTCTACACGACCCTCAGCCGGCTGGAGCGGGACGGCATGGTCGCGCAGCAGGGGGAGGACGGGGCGGGCCACCCGCTGTACGTCATCACCGACGAGGGGCGCGCGGAGCTGCGCACCTGGTTCGAGCGGCCCGTCGACCGCACCAGCCCGGCCCGGGACGAGCTCGCCATCAAGCTCGCCATGGCGGTCGGGGCGTCGGGCGTGGACATCCGCGCGGTGATCCAGTCCCAGCGGCGGCACACCGTCAAGGCGATGCAGGACTACACGCGCCTCAAGGCGCGGGCCCTCTCCGCCGTCGAGGACACCGGTCCGCAGCAGCGCGACGACGTGGCCTGGCTCCTCGTCCTGGAACAGCTGATCTTCCAGACGGAGGCGGAGGCGCGCTGGCTGGACCACTGCGAGGCGCGCCTGATCCGCCTCTCGGCGGCGGCCCGACAGGACCCGGTCCCGGACCCAGCGCCGGACCCGGCCCCGGCCCCCGTTCCGGTCCCACCGGCCGGGGACACCGGCGCGCCCGACCGCGCGCCCCGCCGCACGACCCACTGAACGACGCGCCGAACGACCCACCGACCGACCGCTCCGTGCGCGCCCGCCGACCTGTGCCGGGCCGCCCGCCAAGGGGGAACCCTCCAATGTCCATATCGACACCACAGCTGTCACAGCCGCCGAACCAGTCACCCCAGCCCGTTCTGCAACTCCAGCAGCTGACCCGTGTCCACGGCACCGGCGCCACGGAGGTGCACGCCCTGCGCGGCATCGACCTCGACGTCTTCCCGGGCGAACTGGTCGCCGTCATGGGCCCCTCCGGTTCGGGCAAGTCCACCCTGCTCACCATCGCCGGCGGCCTCGACGCCCCCACTTCCGGCCGGGTCGTCGTGGAGGACACCGACATCACCACCGCCGACCGCAAGACCCTCGCCGCCCTGCGCCGCCGCAGCATCGGCTACGTCTTCCAGGACTACAACCTCATCCCGGCGCTCACCGCCGCCGAGAACGTCGCCCTGCCCCGCGAACTGGACGGCACCTCCGCCCGCAAGGCGCGCGGCGAGGCCCTCGCCGCGCTGGAGGAGATGGGCCTCGCCCACCTCGCCGACCGGTTCCCCGACGAGATGTCCGGCGGCCAACAGCAGCGCGTGGCGATAGCCCGCGCGCTCGTCGGGGACCGGCGGCTCGTCCTCGCCGACGAACCGACGGGCGCCCTGGACTCCGAGACCGGCGAGTCCGTCCTCGCCCTGCTCCGCTCGCGCTGCGACGCCGGCGCGGCCGGCGTCCTCGTCACCCACGAGCCGCGGTTCGCCGCCTGGGCCGACCGTGTGGTCTTCCTGCGCGACGGCGCCGTCGTCGACCAGACCGTGCGCTCCGGCGCCGAGTCCCTGCTCTCGGGCCAGGCGGGCGAGCGGTGAACAACTGGTTCCACTCCTGGCGCGCCGCGGTGCGGATCGCCCGCCGCGACGCCTGGCGCTTCAAGGGCCGCAGCTTCCTCGTCCTCGCGATGATCGCGCTGCCCATCCTCGGTGTGAGCGCCACCGACCTGACCCTGCGCAGCGCCGAACTGTCGCCGCAGGAGAGCGCGGCCCGGCTGCTCGGCGCGGCCGACGCCCGGCTGCAGGACCCCGGCTACGGCGGGGCGGCCGTCCTGCAGTCCCCCGACGGCCAGACGATCGTCCCCGCGGGGGACTGGGAGAACAAACCGCTGCCCGAGGGCGACGCCGACCTGAAGGGCGTCGTCCCGACCGGGGCCACCGTCCTGAAGGACAGCAGCGGTTCCGGCAAGCTGCGCACCGCGCACGGCCTGCTCCACACGGAGATCCGAGAACTCCAGGCGGCCCACCCGGCCGCGCGCGGCATCATGACGCTGCTGGACGGCCGCTTCCCCGAGCGTGCCGACGAGGTCGCGGCCTCGGCGCGCTTCCTGGAGGAGAGCGGCCTGAAGGTCGGTGGCTCGGTCGCCGCGCGCGGGCTCGCCCGCGAGTACCGGATCGTCGGCTCGTACGAGCTCCCCGACGACCTGAAGGCCCTTGAGGTCAACGCCCTCCCGGGAGCCTTCCTCGACCCGCTCCGCAAGGGCCTCGAAGCGTCCGGCATGGCCTCCACCAGCCGGTCCACCACCCTGCTGGTGAAGCTCGACCCGAACCGGGCCGGCTCCCAGGACGGTGGTTTCACGTGGAACATGGTCAAGGAGGCCAACACCAGGGGCGTCGGCGTGGTGTCCCGCGCGGTCCTCGTGGCCCCGCCCGCCGACGCCGACGTACCGCTCTACCAGCAGAGCGACTGGGGGAGGTACGGGGACGACTCGGGTGAGAAGAAGGCCGTCCTGGTCGCCGGCGCCACCATCGTCGGACTCGCCATGCTGGAGATCTGCCTGCTCGCCGGCCCGGCGTTCGCCGTCGGCGCGCGCCGCTCCCGCCGCCAGCTCGGCCTGGTCGGCGCCAACGGCGGTGCCCGCAGCCACATCCGCGCCATCGTGCTGGCCGGCGGCCTGGTGATCGGTGTGGCCGCGGCCGTCACCGGCACGGTCCTCGGCCTCGCCCTGACCTTCGCCCTGCAGCCGGTGCTGGAGGACACCCTGGGCCAGCGGTTCGGCGCCTTCGACGTGCGCCCGCTGGAGCTGCTCGGCATCGGTGCCCTCGCCGTGCTGACCGGTCTGCTCGCCGCCGTCGTACCCGCCGTCACGGCCTCCCGCGAGACGGTGCTCGCCTCGCTGACGGGCCGTCGCGGCGTACGCAGGAGCAACCGCGTCCTGCCCGTCGTGGGGCTCGTGGCCACCCTGGCCGGTGGCGCCATCGCCCTCTACGGCTCGGTGGTGACCGACCAGTTCGTCATCGTCGCCGGCGGCAGCGCCCTGGCAGAGCTGGGTGTCGTCGCCATGACGCCGATGCTGGTCGGCCTCTTCGGCCGCGTCGGCCGCTGGCTGCCCCTGTCGCCCCGGCTGGCCCTGCGCGACGCCGTCCGCAACCGGGGGCGCACGGCACCCGCCGTCGCCGCCGTCCTCGCCGCCGTGGCCGGCACGGTCGCCGTGGCCACGTACGCGGCCAGCCAGGACGCGCAGCAGCGCGCCGACTACGAGGCACGGCTGCCGCACGGCGCCGTCTCCGCCCTCGTGGTCGAGGACGGCGGCCGGGACGTCCCCGCGGTGCGCGAGGCCGTGCAGAAGCACCTCCCCGTGGACCTGCGCGCGGACGTCTCGCGGATCGTGGTCGGCAAGCCCGGCTGCTCCCCCTACGAGGAGGACGACGGGTGCGGCCGGCTCGAGGTGGTCGTCCCCAAGGCGAACGCGTGCCCGCTGTGGGCCGCCGGCCCCGGTGACGAGGACCCCTCGGCGAAGTTCTCCCCGCAGGAGCGCCGCAAGCTGGCCGACGACTGGCGCTGCACGTCCTCGGGCGCGGGCTCCGTCCCCACGGAGGACAGCCTGGTCGTGGGGGACGAGAAGCTGCTGACGGTGCTCGGCGTCGACGACCCGGGCGCCCGGAAGGCGCTGACCGAGGGGGGCGTCGTCTCCTTCCGCAAGCCGCACGTCGACGCCGGCGCCGTCGCGGTGCGCGTGATCACCGACCCGGCCAAGGCCGCCGCGGCGGTGGAGAAGGGCCAGGTGCCGCCCGGTCAGGTGAGGCGCCTCCCCGCGTACCTGGCCCCCGAGGGCAGCGCCTCCTACGGCATCGCGGGCGTGATCAGCCCGGCCGCCGCCCAAGCCGCCGGCCTCACCACGGTCCCCATGGGCTCGTACTTCTCCACCGACCACGTGCCCGGCAGCGAGCCGCGGCAGAAGCTCGACGACGAGCTCGCCCGGATCGGCAGCGCCGTCGAGCTGCACGTGGAGGAGGGGTACGCCAGCGAGGCGGGCATCGTGCTGCTGGCCCTGACCCTCTTCGCCGGTCTCATCACGATCGGCGCGGCCGGCATCGCGACCGGGCTCGCCCAGGCCGACACCGAGGCCGACCTGAAGACCCTCGCCGCCGTCGGGGCGCCGCCCCGGGTGCGCCGCACCCTCAGCGGCTTCCAGTGCGGGGTGGTCGCGGTGATGGGCGTCGTGCTCGGCTCGCTCGCCGGGGTCCTGCCCGCGATCGGGCTGCGGCTCACCGAACGGCGGGAGGCGGCGCGCTGGTACGAGGAGGCCCGCGACGGCGGCTGGGCCGGCGCGGCCGACCTGCCGCAGATTCCGATCGTCATCCCCTGGGAGACGCTCGGCGCCCTGCTGATCGCCGTTCCCCTGGGCGCCGCGCTGCTCGCCGCCCTGCTCACCCGGTCGCGCGGGGCGGTGGCCCGCCGGGCGGCGGTCTAGGGGCCCACGTCGGTGCCGACGGGGGGCACGCCCCCGCGCGTGAGGGTGGATCACCTCCGCGCGGGGGCAGACCGAGTGGTGACGCGTCTGTACGAGAGAATGGCGGCATGGAGATGCCGAGGAATGAACGGTCGGAGAGTCCGCAGGTCCTCATCGTCGGGCAGGACGGTATGGCGCTCGGCGGCGGGGGCGGCGACGACGAGTCGCGGGAGATCCCGGTGACGGAGATGGTCGAGCAACCGGCGAAGGTCATGCGGATCGGCAGCATGATCAAACAGCTGCTGGAGGAGGTGCGGGCGGCACCCCTCGACGAGGCGAGCCGGGTCCGGCTCAAGGAGATCCACCACAGCTCGGTGAAGGAGCTGGAGGAGGGCCTCGCGCCCGAACTCGTCGAGGAACTGGAGCGGCTTTCCCTCCCCTTCACCGACGAAGGAATCCCCTCGGACGCGGAACTGCGGATCGCGCAGGCGCAGTTGGTGGGGTGGCTGGAGGGGCTCTTCCACGGCATCCAGACGGCGCTGTTCGCCCAGCAGATGGCGGCGCGCGCCCAGTTGGAGCAGATGCGCCGTGCCCTGCCCCCGGGCGTCGGCTCGCACGACGACGAGGACCAGGGGCCCGGCAGGGCGCGTACGGGCGGCCCATACCTGTGACCCCGTGAGGGCGTGAGCCCCCCGTCGAGCCCGCGGACGGCCCGGCACGCACCGCGTGCCGGGCCGTCCGCTGTGCGGGGCCGGTGTGAGGCCGTTCGCCGGCCGGGGCAGATGAGGCCGTTCGCCGTCCTGGGCCGGGATCCGACCGTCGTCCGCCCTCCGGGCCGGTGTCCGGTGGTCCATGGCGCCGGTGTCCGGCGATCGGCCGTCCGGGGCCGGGGCCCTGCCGGCCGCCGTCCGGGCCGTTCCGCGTCCGTCAGGCGGCCGTGCCGGTGGTGAGCAGTACCTTGCCGACGTGCGTGCTCTCCTCCAGCGTCTGGTGGGCCTCGGACGCCTTTGCCATCGGGAAGGTCCGGTCCACGACCGGGCGGACGGTGCCCGCCTCGACCAGCGGCCAGACGTGCTCCCGGACGGCGGCGATGATCGCCGCCTTCTCGGCCGGCGGCCGCTTGCGCAGCGAGGTCGCCGTCACCGCCGCCCGCTTGTCGAGCAGCGCGCCGAGGTTCAGCTCGCCCTTGACCCCGCCCTGGAGGCCGATGATGGCCAAGCGGCCGTTGACCGCGAGCGCCCGCACGTTCGGCCCGAGGTACTTGGCGCCCATGATGTCGAGGATGACGTCCGCCCCGGCCCCGTCCGTCGCGGCGCGCAGCTCCTCGACGAAGTCCTGGCGCCGGTAGTCGATGAGGATGTCGGCGCCCAGCTCCGCGCACCGTTCGAGCTTCTCCGGGCTGCCCGCCGTCACCGCGACCCGCGCGCCCACGGCCTTGCCGAGCTGGATCGCCATGGTGCCGATGCCGCTGGCGCCGCCGTGGACGAGCAGGGTCTCCCCCGGCCGGAGGTGGGCCACCATGAAGACGTTCGACCAGACCGTGGCGGTGACCTCCGGCAGCGCCGCCGCCGTGACGAGGTCGACGCCCTTGGGGAGCGGCAGCAGCTGACCGGCCGGAACGGCCACCTTCTCGGCGTACCCGCCGCCCGACAGCAGGGCGCACACCTCGTCGCCGACGTCCCAGCCGGAGACGCCGGGGCCGATCGCGGCCACACGGCCGGAGCATTCGAGGCCGGGGTAGGGGGAGGCGCCCGGCGGGGGGTCGTAGAAGCCCTGCCGCTGGAGCAGGTCGGCGCGGTTGACGGCACCGGCCGCGACGTCGACGAGGACCTCGCCCTCGCCGGGCACGGGATCGGGCACCTCGGACCAGACGAGCGCCTCGGGGCCACCGGGTTCGGGAATCGTGATCGCATGCATGCGCGCGAGGCTACTCCGCGTCCCGCACACGGGTGCGGAGCCCGCCGAACCGGTGAACGCCGCGCTACTCCCGGCCGGGGCCGTTCGCGGCGCCGTTCCAGCTGGAGGGCTTCGCCGTCGCCCGTACCGCGCCCCGTGCGCGGCGCACGATGGTGATGACCCGGTCGGTCAGCTGCAGCGGGCTCGCCTCGGGGTCGTCGTACCCGATCAGCCGGTGGCCGCGCAGCACGCTCACCACGAGGTCGGAGGTGGCGCGGACGTCCTGCCCGGCCTCGGCCTTCGTGACGGGTCGCTCCACGAGGTCGAGCCCCGAGCCCTGGTGGATCAGGTCCTCCAGGACCGCGCCGGCGCTGGGGCTCAGCACGGAGAGGCCGAGCAGCCGTCCCGCCGCGCTCGCGCTGGTGATGACGGCGTCCGCACCGGACTGGCGCAGCAGCGGCGAGTTCTCCTCCTCGCGCACCGCCGCGACGATCTTGGCGCCCTTGTTGAGCTGTCGGGCCGTGAGGGTGACGAGCACGGCGGTGTCGTCCCGCTGCGTGGCGATGATGATCTGCCGGGCCCGCTGGGCCTCGGCGCGCAGCAGCACGTCACTGCGGGTGCCGTCGCCGACCACGCCGGTCAGGCCGTCGGCGTTCACCACGTCGATGACCTTGCTGCTCGGGTCGACCACCACGACCTGTTCCTTCTTCAGGCCCGTGGCCATGAGCGTCGCCAGCGCGGAACGGCCCTTCGTCCCGAAGCCGACGACGACGGTGTGGTCACGCAAGGTGGACCTCCAACGCTTCTGGCGCCACTCCTCGCGGGTGCGCTCCGCCAGCACCTCGAGGGTGGTGCCGACAAGGATGATCAGGAACAGGACGCGCAGGGGTGTCACGACCAGGATGTTGACCAGCCGGGCCCCGTCACTGGCCGGCACGATGTCGCCGTACCCGGTGGTGGAGAGGGTCACCGTCGCGTAGTAGGCCGCGTCGAGGAAGCTGACGCTCCCGTCGATGTTGTCCTTGTAGCCGTCCCGGTCGATCACCACGATCGCCACGGTGATGGCCAGGACGAGGAAGGCGAGGGCCAGGCGCTGGCCCACCTGCCGCAGCGGATGCTCGACCATCGGCCGGGGGAGCCGCACCCGGCCGGTGCCCAGGATGTCCTCCTCCGGCGCGTCCGTCGGCTGCTGACTGGGAAGTTTCACGTGAAACACCCTCCCCGGGCAGGTGTCGGCACGGACGCGGCGGCCGTCCACGGCAGCGCCAGGACCTCCACGTCGTCCTCCGGGCCGGCCCCGCCCGGCGGGATGACGGCGAGCCCGTCGGCCTCGGCGAGCCCGCGGAGCATGGCCGGCCCGGCGTAGTGCAGCGGGACGGCCCGGCCCGCACGGTGGACGACCGGTACGAGCCGGGTGTCCCGCGGGTGGCCCTGGACCGCGTCGCGGACGGGCACGCGGCACGGCTCCGGTGTGGGGTGCCCGGCCAGGCCGCGCAGCAGTGGTTCGGCGAGGGTGAGCAGCCCCGAGACGGCGGCCAGCGGGTTGCCGGGCAGCCCGACGACGTACCGGGGCGTGCCAGGACCGGTGAGGCGGGCCATCAGCATCGGGTGCCCCGGCCGTACGCCCACGCCGTCCACCAGCAGCTCCGCGCCGACCGCCGCGAGGACGGGGTGGACGTGGTCGACCGGCCCGGCCGCGGTGCCGCCCGTCGTGACGACGAGGTCCGCGTCGGCTCCGGTGACGGCGGCGCGCAGCGCCTCGGCGTCGTCCCCGATCCGCCGGACGGCGACGACGTCGGCGCCGAGGGCGCGCAGCCAGGGGGCGAGCATCGGCCCGAGGGCGTCCCGGACGAGCCCGTCGCGCGGGACGCCCGAGGTGAGGAGTTCGTCACCGAGGACCAGCACCTCCACGCGCGGGCGCTCCACGGTGAGCAGTTCGTCGTACCCGGCGGCCGCCGCCAGGCCGAGGACGGCGGGGGTGACGGCGGTGCCGGCGGCGAGCAGTTCGTCACCGGTGCGGCACTCCTGGGCGCGCGGCCGGATGTCCTGCCCGGGCAGCACGTCCCCACGCGCGTACAGGTGCCCGCCGCCCTCCCCCGTGCGGGCGCGCTCGCGGTCGGGCCCGGTGCGGGCGTGCTCGGAGCGGATGACGGCGGTGGTGCCGGTCGGTACGCGGGCGCCGGTGGCGATCCGCACCGCCGTGCCGTCGGCCAGCGCGGGGGCCTCCCCGTGTCCGGCGAGGACGGAGTCGCCCGACCGGATCTCCCAGGGGCCGGGGCCGCCGACCGCCCAGCCGTCCATGGCGGAGGTGTCGAACGGCGGGAGGTCGGTCAGCGCGGTGAGCGGCGCGGCGAGGACCCCGCCGAGCGCGTCGGCGAGGGCGACGCGGCGGGCGCGGGCGGGGGTGGCGCGGCCCTGACGGGCGGCCACCTCCCGGGCACGGGCCCACCCCGCCCCGCGGGGGTCAAGGGCCTCGGGACGGGCGGGTGCCGTGCCGACCAGGGCCAGTGCTTCGTCGACGCCGTCGACGTCGGGGCCGGTCATGCGGGGCCGGCCTCCCCGGCCCAGCGGCCGGCGAGCGCGGCGGCCTTGCGGACCGCCTCGGCGACGGCCTCGGGTCCGTCGCCCCCCGCCTTGGCCGCCGCGTACCCCACGAGGAACGTGGTGAGCGGGGCCGCGGGGCGGGCGACCCCGTGGGCGGCGTCGCGGGCCAGGTCCAGCAGCAGTCCCGTGTCGACGTCCAGCTCGACGCCGAGCTCGGCCTTGACCGCGGTGATCCATTCGTCCAGCACGTTCCCATGCTCCCTGATGCGGGCCCGGGCCGCTGCGAGGTCGTCCCAGGTGTCGCAGTCGAAGGCGGCGAGCGGCGGGGCGGGGACCCGGGCGAGGTCCAGTTCCCCGGTCAGCAGACGCAGGGGCAACCCGGTGAGAGGGCCGTGCTCGGTGGCGAGGAGCGCGATCTCACGGCGCAGCGGCTCGGTGCGGTACGCGGCGACGAGCGGCTGGTCGCGGTCGTCGGCGTCCACGGCGAGCACCGCCTCGGCCGATCCGGCCGTGAGCGTGTCGACGAGTCGGCGGACGGCGGTCCGGTCCAGGAACGGCAGGTCACCGCCGAGGACGACGACCGTCTCGGCCTCCACCTGCCGCACTCCGGCGGAGAGGGCGGCGAGCGGTCCGCCTCCCGGCGGGTCCTCCCGCGCCCACAGGACGGGGCGGGCGGTGGGTCGCCGACCGCCCACGACGACGGTGCGGCCGGCGTCGCGGCAGGCGTCGAGCACCCGGTCGAGCAGGGTACGCCCGCCCACGCTCAGCCCGGGCTTGTCCGCGCCACCGAGTCGCCTGGCGGCGCCTCCGGCGAGTACGACGGCGTCGAATCGGGTCACCGCCCCAGTATGGGCGCCGCCCCGGCCGGTGCTTCCCCCGCCCCCGGCCCTCGGTCCCGACCCTCCGTCCCCGGCCCTGCGTCCCCGGCCCTGCGGGAAAGGGCCGGGGGGTGGAGGGCCGGGGTGCCGGGGTGCCGGGGTGCCGGGGTGCCGGGGTGCCGCTACAGGGTGCGCAGCAGGACCGCCGGATGCTCGACACAGTCGGCGACGTACCGCAGGAAGCCGCCGGCGGTGCCGCCGTCACACACCCGGTGGTCGAACGTGAGCGACAGCTGCACCACCTGACGGACGGCCAGCTCGCCCTGGTGCACCCATGGCTTGGGGACGATGCGCCCCACACCGAGCATGGCCGCCTCGGGGTGGTTGATGATCGGCGTGGAGCCGTCGACGCCGAACACGCCGTAGTTGTTGAGCGTGAACGTCCCGCCGGTCAGCTGCGCCGGGGAGAGGGACCCGGTCCGCGCGGCCTCGGTGAGACGGGCGAACTCCGCGGTCAGCGACTCGGCCGATCGCCCGTGCGCGTCGCGGACGACGGGCACGACGAGGCCGCGCTCCGTCTGGGCGGCGAAGCCCAGGTGCACCGCGGGGAGCCGCACGATCTCGCGGGCCTCCTGGTCGACCCGGGAGTTGAGCTCGGGGTACCGGGCGAGCGCGGCCGTGCAGATGCGGGCCAGCAGCGCCAGCAGGGAGATCTTCGGCCCCCCGGCGGCGTTCATCGCGGCCCTGGCCGCCATGAGCTC
This portion of the Streptomyces changanensis genome encodes:
- a CDS encoding NTP transferase domain-containing protein, whose amino-acid sequence is MTRFDAVVLAGGAARRLGGADKPGLSVGGRTLLDRVLDACRDAGRTVVVGGRRPTARPVLWAREDPPGGGPLAALSAGVRQVEAETVVVLGGDLPFLDRTAVRRLVDTLTAGSAEAVLAVDADDRDQPLVAAYRTEPLRREIALLATEHGPLTGLPLRLLTGELDLARVPAPPLAAFDCDTWDDLAAARARIREHGNVLDEWITAVKAELGVELDVDTGLLLDLARDAAHGVARPAAPLTTFLVGYAAAKAGGDGPEAVAEAVRKAAALAGRWAGEAGPA
- a CDS encoding NAD(P)H-quinone oxidoreductase, translated to MHAITIPEPGGPEALVWSEVPDPVPGEGEVLVDVAAGAVNRADLLQRQGFYDPPPGASPYPGLECSGRVAAIGPGVSGWDVGDEVCALLSGGGYAEKVAVPAGQLLPLPKGVDLVTAAALPEVTATVWSNVFMVAHLRPGETLLVHGGASGIGTMAIQLGKAVGARVAVTAGSPEKLERCAELGADILIDYRRQDFVEELRAATDGAGADVILDIMGAKYLGPNVRALAVNGRLAIIGLQGGVKGELNLGALLDKRAAVTATSLRKRPPAEKAAIIAAVREHVWPLVEAGTVRPVVDRTFPMAKASEAHQTLEESTHVGKVLLTTGTAA
- a CDS encoding ABC transporter permease; this encodes MNNWFHSWRAAVRIARRDAWRFKGRSFLVLAMIALPILGVSATDLTLRSAELSPQESAARLLGAADARLQDPGYGGAAVLQSPDGQTIVPAGDWENKPLPEGDADLKGVVPTGATVLKDSSGSGKLRTAHGLLHTEIRELQAAHPAARGIMTLLDGRFPERADEVAASARFLEESGLKVGGSVAARGLAREYRIVGSYELPDDLKALEVNALPGAFLDPLRKGLEASGMASTSRSTTLLVKLDPNRAGSQDGGFTWNMVKEANTRGVGVVSRAVLVAPPADADVPLYQQSDWGRYGDDSGEKKAVLVAGATIVGLAMLEICLLAGPAFAVGARRSRRQLGLVGANGGARSHIRAIVLAGGLVIGVAAAVTGTVLGLALTFALQPVLEDTLGQRFGAFDVRPLELLGIGALAVLTGLLAAVVPAVTASRETVLASLTGRRGVRRSNRVLPVVGLVATLAGGAIALYGSVVTDQFVIVAGGSALAELGVVAMTPMLVGLFGRVGRWLPLSPRLALRDAVRNRGRTAPAVAAVLAAVAGTVAVATYAASQDAQQRADYEARLPHGAVSALVVEDGGRDVPAVREAVQKHLPVDLRADVSRIVVGKPGCSPYEEDDGCGRLEVVVPKANACPLWAAGPGDEDPSAKFSPQERRKLADDWRCTSSGAGSVPTEDSLVVGDEKLLTVLGVDDPGARKALTEGGVVSFRKPHVDAGAVAVRVITDPAKAAAAVEKGQVPPGQVRRLPAYLAPEGSASYGIAGVISPAAAQAAGLTTVPMGSYFSTDHVPGSEPRQKLDDELARIGSAVELHVEEGYASEAGIVLLALTLFAGLITIGAAGIATGLAQADTEADLKTLAAVGAPPRVRRTLSGFQCGVVAVMGVVLGSLAGVLPAIGLRLTERREAARWYEEARDGGWAGAADLPQIPIVIPWETLGALLIAVPLGAALLAALLTRSRGAVARRAAV
- a CDS encoding bacterial proteasome activator family protein → MEMPRNERSESPQVLIVGQDGMALGGGGGDDESREIPVTEMVEQPAKVMRIGSMIKQLLEEVRAAPLDEASRVRLKEIHHSSVKELEEGLAPELVEELERLSLPFTDEGIPSDAELRIAQAQLVGWLEGLFHGIQTALFAQQMAARAQLEQMRRALPPGVGSHDDEDQGPGRARTGGPYL
- a CDS encoding molybdopterin molybdotransferase MoeA; the protein is MTGPDVDGVDEALALVGTAPARPEALDPRGAGWARAREVAARQGRATPARARRVALADALGGVLAAPLTALTDLPPFDTSAMDGWAVGGPGPWEIRSGDSVLAGHGEAPALADGTAVRIATGARVPTGTTAVIRSEHARTGPDRERARTGEGGGHLYARGDVLPGQDIRPRAQECRTGDELLAAGTAVTPAVLGLAAAAGYDELLTVERPRVEVLVLGDELLTSGVPRDGLVRDALGPMLAPWLRALGADVVAVRRIGDDAEALRAAVTGADADLVVTTGGTAAGPVDHVHPVLAAVGAELLVDGVGVRPGHPMLMARLTGPGTPRYVVGLPGNPLAAVSGLLTLAEPLLRGLAGHPTPEPCRVPVRDAVQGHPRDTRLVPVVHRAGRAVPLHYAGPAMLRGLAEADGLAVIPPGGAGPEDDVEVLALPWTAAASVPTPARGGCFT
- a CDS encoding PadR family transcriptional regulator, which translates into the protein MSIRHGLLALLERGPRYGSQLRSEFESRTGSTWPLNVGQVYTTLSRLERDGMVAQQGEDGAGHPLYVITDEGRAELRTWFERPVDRTSPARDELAIKLAMAVGASGVDIRAVIQSQRRHTVKAMQDYTRLKARALSAVEDTGPQQRDDVAWLLVLEQLIFQTEAEARWLDHCEARLIRLSAAARQDPVPDPAPDPAPAPVPVPPAGDTGAPDRAPRRTTH
- a CDS encoding potassium channel family protein; its protein translation is MFHVKLPSQQPTDAPEEDILGTGRVRLPRPMVEHPLRQVGQRLALAFLVLAITVAIVVIDRDGYKDNIDGSVSFLDAAYYATVTLSTTGYGDIVPASDGARLVNILVVTPLRVLFLIILVGTTLEVLAERTREEWRQKRWRSTLRDHTVVVGFGTKGRSALATLMATGLKKEQVVVVDPSSKVIDVVNADGLTGVVGDGTRSDVLLRAEAQRARQIIIATQRDDTAVLVTLTARQLNKGAKIVAAVREEENSPLLRQSGADAVITSASAAGRLLGLSVLSPSAGAVLEDLIHQGSGLDLVERPVTKAEAGQDVRATSDLVVSVLRGHRLIGYDDPEASPLQLTDRVITIVRRARGAVRATAKPSSWNGAANGPGRE
- a CDS encoding ABC transporter ATP-binding protein, whose translation is MSISTPQLSQPPNQSPQPVLQLQQLTRVHGTGATEVHALRGIDLDVFPGELVAVMGPSGSGKSTLLTIAGGLDAPTSGRVVVEDTDITTADRKTLAALRRRSIGYVFQDYNLIPALTAAENVALPRELDGTSARKARGEALAALEEMGLAHLADRFPDEMSGGQQQRVAIARALVGDRRLVLADEPTGALDSETGESVLALLRSRCDAGAAGVLVTHEPRFAAWADRVVFLRDGAVVDQTVRSGAESLLSGQAGER